The Lycorma delicatula isolate Av1 chromosome 2, ASM4794821v1, whole genome shotgun sequence DNA window ATTTTGCAGACCCATTTCACGATCCtctgtaacaaaaaaacacaattttaaatttgaaaatgacaggatgtatgttggcctgttttttgCTTTATGTTTTCAGACTTgatgatattcaaaattttattttgaatgaaattttggcACGATGATTACTGTAAATGGAGTATTGAATTTTGGTCAAGGAAATGGGACCCATAAGGCCCCATTAGTAATGGGAAGAATCATGGAATGAGTCGTTCCTGCAATTCGGTTCTTTACACTGAACAAAAGAATCACTTTGCAGCAGAAACCGATTCACAACAATGAATTGGATAGCTGATAagaaaccaaatctttctcataTATGATTCGATTCATAGCAGTCTTTCTTAAGGAGTCGAATAAGAGAAGAATTGAAGGCATTTAGTAGGTATGCATCAGTTGAGTCGAACAAGAGTATGAAGAGAGATGAACTGCTGAACATGagtgaagaagagaaagagagcacACGCATTAGAGTTTATAGACTGGTAGGGGGGACAAGGAAAAGAATtgttaaatgattcttttttacaaatagaTTCTTGGAAAAGAATAGTTTATCCCTCCACTAGCTACCATACCTCAAAAATTAAAGCCCACTAAGGTATACTTTATGATGgagtgtttatttaattcaaacatttaaaaaaggatgataataaaaaaagttttccttttttgtcatttcattttcatatccGTTACATTTGTgcactaattatattttattagtatatactATGATTAAGTACTGCACAATTTCATTTAAGGATGAGGAATAagtctttttttgctttttcatcACATAATGTTTTGGTAATCTTCAAACTGGATTAACTCGTTTTCATGAAATCTATACCatttaagtttaattacaatCAGTCAATAGGATGTGTTGACACAGTTACCATAGATTCCTACTCAAAgactagaattatttttttacataatatcttACTGTTGGATTTAATTTTCCATCCAAGTGGCAGCCTGTTGTGAGGGTGAAGCTCTCAGGAAATTGTccaacaattttgtaaataaacgGCAGATCCTTTCTGTCTTAAGGCAACTAAAAAATACTCCATTATtgaaacattcattaaaattgtaagaCAATTGTAATaactacaatttcttttaaaataatggtaGGAATTTCTTCATTGGATGAATGGAGGTCGATTCCTTTTGTATTTTTAGATAAGTTACCTGATATactttatttccaaatttattttaataacttcccacaatatttttaactttagtatttgaattatatattaaattatcataacataatctcttaaaaattcaaacaacttTTGCAACAATTTATTTGTGGTATTTGAAGTAATTagacaaaacatattaaaatatttcatgttgaTTTCTTAGTGTGGATCTAGAGATTTTACGAtttctttagtaataaatttttatgcttaaaattttttttattaaacatcaagCTTGAAAGAAAATCgtctgaaatcattaaaaaaaattgttaaaatttttcaacaaagctattcttgttttattttctcaaaatgtatcttacaataacattcatgaatttttaatgataaaagtaatcattttctcATCGTGTTATACTAAAACATGATGCTCGCTACTACAATTTGATATTTGTGATCTGAAAGACCATAATCAGGCAGAAAGTTTGagaatattttggtaaatttaaaaaaaataaagtcaataTAACATACTACTCCACAGAAATCTCAAATTGTGAATATTAAATGTTCATTTGGAATTTGTGCAGTAAAATTTTTGATCTGGCTCACAACTATGTGATTTAATGAATGATTACCATGGTGAACAATGTACAGTTCCTCATGTTAACAATTAGTTTAACAGTTGTCTCATCTTCAccttaatctaaaataaatctgATCATTTCTGTTCAGTTACAAATAACTAGTCTGTCCTGTTCTTCAAATGGTACTTCACTGTCAACAATAAAAGAGAtaagaataaagatttaaatatttcagtcagaaatatttcTATTAGGTGCTCTCTAACAAAAGTGCAGAAAATGATACAACCTGACAGAATATTTAACTgatcgtttacaaaaaaaaaaggaagacattattaaatgtaaagttGACTAAATGCTTATTGACagacacaaaacatttttttggatgaCGCTAGAGTAtggtaaaaacttaaaaactttgaAGAGAATAAAAGCAAATCCAGATGATGTTGTTAGAACTTGTCAAAATTGTTTAGCTGCTAATTTGaaactatacaaataaataactctGCCTGGTGTCCTGTTTATTATGGTAAgcattcaattattaataaatcatacaagtaaataaattatgaataaatttcaaccttctaaTGAAATTAGATGgataaaatattgtgataataataaatgGGCAGAATacaattgtaacataaaaatttgtaagaccaaaaattaagttaaataataatttcatattaatcaacaattttgtaaaataaagttgataaatGTACAGAATAaggatatttttaagttttacaaataaataaagtagtataaagagaaaaacaaatatattttacaaggttatactattatttacaaattatacatattagttacaatgtcattaataaaaatatattttattgatattaataaatgctattaataaaatagctttcttcattttattttcaaaatattatacaactattaataaacaaaccattttagtataaaaaaatttatacttgtaaaatgtagtctgtattttaagatataataataatattaaagtttattcaGAAGATCTTTTCACCACTATGATGCAGTTCCTCCCTCAGTAGTGAGCAGGCAGTGATGACAGTACGGTTAACTGCATCAAAATTGCACTTCTGGAAGCATACttctatgtatttttaatgtaaacagttttttattttaaaagttattttacagtaattaaattgtGAAATTGCTAAGGAAGTGTACTATTACCGATGCATTTctatattaacttaattaatttttagtactttatttttacattacccTATTAAATAACTGTAAGGTAACAAGTGGATGGGTGATGGAGTAATCTACAAATTTAgacgattatatttttatctctctTTCTACCTCTCTCCCTTTCTAAAGTTGCATGAATCGACAGAACTCAACCCCCTTTAGAAACATATATGGGTATGTacaattcttaaatataatttcggCATTAATATGCCATTTTTAAACTTCAACCCCCTCTGGAGGGTCCCTGATGTTTCAATTGAATTTCCCAAAAGATTTCCCCATAATTTTTGATGGAGAACCCAAATCAGGTTTCAAACTTGGAGGACGAATAGTCTGGATTCACCTGAActgaattggtagattactcagcataaataagtaaagaaaaaagatatatataatcaAAACGGCATCCACTGCCAGTGTTCTTAACTTTGGTGACTGACAGGAATCAGTTGAATATGGCTCAGACTGTTTGCATCTTACTTTATTCCAAACCCTTTAAAGTTTTCAAAACAATTACTCAAATAGTAAACTTCTGTCTTACTGTCTTAACTGGAAAGACATATCTGATGTGAAGTGTCAGATTTTATggcaatttatcattttatccaaAACTCAATAATATTACTCTgctcaaaaatatattaacattcttaaataaaaattactcaccactttttaaaatatacatttttaaaacttctatgaaatttatattaaaaagtttaattataagatttaaaaaataaccaatactTCAGCTGACTATTATATTAGTCCTAACTATAAATGCCATCTGAAAAACTTACATTTGAATCAAACAACACTGGAAAAacctttacaaaaacaaaaaaagtatgcaAGTATAGCCAAGCAGTTTATAGCAAGGCACTTGTGGAGGGAAATATTTGTATGGGTGTAAAATGAGAGGAAAAAACGTCTCCattatacataaacataaaaatacctaACCACCTTCTGtaggtataaaaaatatagaattaaattttagaagacaaaaaagtttaattaaatcagGATTAGGTTTTAAAATATCAAGTTTATTCATGTAATTTACATTGAAGTTAATAGGGAAAAAGcattgtttttatcataaaaactatCTTCTGGTGTTTCTTCCACATTTTTATCActcatttctaattcatttctttcaATAACTTTCagtgttctttttcttttcctatgCCGACTCTTTTTGATTGGTGGTTTAACAACTTCTACCGGTGCGACTCGAGTCAAAACAGAAAGCATTTCTTTAACCAAAGTTAATATATTTGATGAATGCTTTAAtaaagaatcaataaaattagTGACATTCTTGCAATTGTTAAGAGTCATACATGTATTATATACAAATGTGCCTGAATAAAGGCGTGAAACAACAGGTTGCTGAAAAGGTAAATCAAGTAATGAGTTTAGTAACATAGCATGATAAAGGCAACTTTGAAACTGTGCAAAAATATGAATATCTTTGgtagaaaacagatttttatcatcttttaattCTTCATCTAACAGGTGAAAACGGAAAAGATCTTCAAAAACTGCAATACAATCTTCAGTACTTATTGAtgatgaaatttgtttaatggtTACAGCTGAAGGAAATTCTTTAGGAATTTCTTCAGTATTTGAATGAACTTCTGTTAAACTTATACTGTCATCCACTGAATCATCTTTATCACAGTATCTTTCAACTATGGCATAACCTCTAGCtttgataatctttttttgtaatttcccatattttttataaaacggtATTTTCTTTCTGAAGTAACCTAATTTAGAATCTATTAGATTCAAAGCAACAATacataaacataaagaaaatacatGACTCTCTGTTATTAATGGTTGACCAGAGTTTTTCAACCAGAACACAATCGCACAAAAATAAAGCTTCCATTCATCTGGAAGAAAGTCGGCAGAAAATTCTGATGGCACATTCAAACATTCTAACAGCAATAAACTTCTGCTTGCAACTGATAACTTGGGAACACTATTAAGATCTGCTATTAAAGGTGTTTCAGAAAGATGTAACAAAAACCTCTGAACTCTGCCATTctcatttttagtaaataatgaaatatcctTAAAAGAATTACCTAATAAAAACttacttattagttttattaaagatatgCTGGCTAAATGTGAACTTTTATGAAATCTTTCTTCTACCTGAGGAACAGCGAAGTATgttcttaatgttaaaatatcaaatatgcAAGACTCAATATTTCCTTTACGAACACTTTCAATTAACCAAGGTGGAATTTTTAATGATCTATTATCGGCTACTTCATTTATACTGCTTGTTATTTCAGCCATTTCTACATCCATTTCATTTCCTACACATGCATCATCATTCTGAAATTCGCTGAAAGTTTCTTCCTCATTTTCTGTTTCAGAAGAACTTTCTTTTGAATTATCTTGATTCATTTCAACATCCATTTCTTCAGAAATTGGAGTACTTTCATCATTTAGAGCCAAGCAATCAATTCTAGGAATTTTATCTTGCTGTTCAACTACACCTCTCTTGGTAAACTCTATTGGTAAATATGGTTCAATTGTAACATTAAAATCGGTATAAGCATTAACaacttcaattattttatgaGTTACGGATCTATGTTTCATTCTTTTCATTCTTCCaagtatctgaaaaattaaaagtaattaaataaaaataaacattatatttattttgatataattagaTCAGATGGGTCTGACCAGGAATCAAACCAGAACTTGAATTATGTAAAAGCTCTCAGcatctattaaatgaaattaatttttcttggtCAGCTGATGTTCTCATGATAGTATAAATTCATCAGTGTGcactaaaacattaaacaaagtgTACGTGGACAAAGCTAAAAGATCAAGATAATTTGATTATGTCATGTTAGTAGAAACACTAGGTTCaactaatttaacaaatttgcCATCTAATTACTAATAGTCACATGATAAAGTCATTCACAGGTATATATTAGATGTAATACAAGTACACATGTTTTCATCAAATcacaaaagataatattaaattataagaaaacaaactCATTTTGTTTCTCTAGGTGCCACATCATATTTACAAGCCCCCCACACCGAGTCAAAATTTCAAGAACATTTTGcagaaaaattgtttatgattttattggCTTTAAAATCTCTTCCCttgaattcttttataaaattatatccatagtgtatattcataaaaaaatttgtcatatcAAGATGAAGAAAGGAACtactgttttaaatttcaaaaaaatatttccagaatACATTTAAGTTGatttaaatttcatcaattgtcattttttaataaaatgcaccttgagagctatttttatttaaagatagcaggtttaattttttgtcctgctgaatttttttttaatgcatggtGAACGAGTAAATCTGAAAAACATTAATCGTCAAGAACccaacaataaatattttgaattaagaaGTGGAAGACATTACTAagatttaaatctgtataaattaaaaattaattcatttgtcaaaattcattaaaacaggTTATTTCTTCTACATAAAATCTAGTATGACCAGTAAACAGATTACAACTAATACAGTGAGtacaaatttcaataaacaaaaccatTAAAGAAGAAGTCCTTTTGCTTTAGTTTAAACGAAacgcaaataaaaaatacaattattttcaaatataaatttaattatatacgtATACAGTGTGCAGATAATGCTCACAATAAACAATACTTGATTCATCTTCTTTAGAAAACTATACAATAAGATTTCCATGTAAATAGTTACTATCTTGAGAAtggttaagttaattttaataaattaaatgtaaaaaaattagcatttttcaTTGTCAAGAACGTTATAACCATATCTAACAGAACATGATTTAGTCAGCATtcaaaataatactacaaaaaaaaaatgctataaaacaaTGAACGTGACTGCCCAGTTTCCGTCAACTGTTATTGGCCTCCTTTGTAATATAcaacatgaatttaaaataaaaaacataaataaattttaattccaatAGTAGTATTACAACTTTAACAGCCTACTTTTAACTACCTTACcagataacatttttaactaataaaatgactttttaattCAGATGCAGTTTAGTTTCCTCTTGAATTTtcttatacaatgaaaaaaatacctaattattCAA harbors:
- the ast gene encoding single-strand DNA endonuclease protein asteroid — its product is MGVRGLTTYIANNHRKYLKKYKLHNCYVIIDGNSLACQLFVKFTSKARCAFGGDYDKYVQYVRDFFLLLSKCDVKAIVLFDGGYEPRKINTVISRMSDRIAALSHVTPGSQNSAIIFPLLMRVVFKQILKEMNIPFVQCDFEADQEIASLAYKYNCPVLSYDSDFYIFDVSYIPIPTLEFEATPLNFELGQTSEKYYINCKIYKIDYFLNSFGGLDKSMLPLLASLLGNDYIKITVFKKFYSQLKIPKGKGNPLQRKIARVIEWLRNETFESAVKKILGRMKRMKHRSVTHKIIEVVNAYTDFNVTIEPYLPIEFTKRGVVEQQDKIPRIDCLALNDESTPISEEMDVEMNQDNSKESSSETENEEETFSEFQNDDACVGNEMDVEMAEITSSINEVADNRSLKIPPWLIESVRKGNIESCIFDILTLRTYFAVPQVEERFHKSSHLASISLIKLISKFLLGNSFKDISLFTKNENGRVQRFLLHLSETPLIADLNSVPKLSVASRSLLLLECLNVPSEFSADFLPDEWKLYFCAIVFWLKNSGQPLITESHVFSLCLCIVALNLIDSKLGYFRKKIPFYKKYGKLQKKIIKARGYAIVERYCDKDDSVDDSISLTEVHSNTEEIPKEFPSAVTIKQISSSISTEDCIAVFEDLFRFHLLDEELKDDKNLFSTKDIHIFAQFQSCLYHAMLLNSLLDLPFQQPVVSRLYSGTFVYNTCMTLNNCKNVTNFIDSLLKHSSNILTLVKEMLSVLTRVAPVEVVKPPIKKSRHRKRKRTLKVIERNELEMSDKNVEETPEDSFYDKNNAFSLLTSM